A single Micromonospora sp. CCTCC AA 2012012 DNA region contains:
- a CDS encoding ROK family protein: protein MTDVVTPPTSPVSRERSKEIKRLSVISTARQVRVLSRAELTELTGLSPATLTPLVRELIAEGYLIERGPGTSRTGRPRAMLEFNPRAELVAAVSLEPSRLSCEIADSDGAVIAHRSVRLAGDIVDTICRSVPELAGDGLPALRGVAIAAPGVSSGGAVRLAPSVGLVEGRPVGESVQRRLGVPVVVDNDVNLMAAGEHAAGAGSDVADLLLLHVADGIGAGLVLDGRVRRGAGGAAGEVGFLPLDPSDRGRDGIGPFEARWSENAIAERMVALAPGRRPESPVAELVALAAADERAAAYLDDVLTAWARLIVSCVCVVDPGRVLLSGAAAHLDDAAVGRLQARVTAAAPSATEVRRAVLGDRAVLHGAVSYALSAAAAGMPVLLPTP, encoded by the coding sequence GTGACTGACGTGGTGACGCCACCAACCAGCCCCGTGAGCCGGGAGCGGTCGAAGGAGATCAAGCGGTTGTCCGTGATCTCCACCGCCCGGCAGGTGCGGGTGCTCTCGCGCGCCGAGCTGACCGAGCTGACCGGGCTGAGCCCGGCCACGCTCACCCCGCTCGTGCGGGAGCTGATCGCCGAGGGCTACCTCATCGAGCGGGGCCCCGGCACCTCCCGTACCGGCCGGCCGCGGGCGATGCTGGAGTTCAACCCCCGGGCCGAGCTGGTCGCCGCCGTCTCCCTGGAGCCGTCCCGGCTCAGCTGCGAGATCGCCGACAGCGACGGTGCCGTCATCGCCCACCGCTCGGTCCGGCTGGCCGGCGACATCGTCGACACCATCTGCCGCTCGGTGCCCGAACTCGCCGGTGACGGGCTGCCCGCCCTGCGCGGGGTGGCCATCGCCGCGCCCGGCGTCTCCTCCGGCGGCGCGGTCCGCCTGGCCCCCTCGGTCGGCCTGGTCGAGGGCCGGCCGGTGGGGGAGTCGGTGCAGCGGCGGCTCGGCGTACCGGTGGTGGTGGACAACGACGTGAACCTGATGGCCGCCGGCGAGCACGCCGCCGGGGCCGGCAGCGACGTGGCCGACCTGCTGCTGCTGCACGTGGCCGACGGCATCGGCGCCGGCCTGGTGCTGGACGGCCGGGTCCGTCGGGGTGCCGGCGGCGCCGCCGGTGAGGTCGGCTTCCTGCCGCTGGACCCGAGCGACCGGGGCCGCGACGGGATCGGGCCGTTCGAGGCGCGCTGGTCCGAGAACGCCATCGCCGAGCGGATGGTGGCCCTGGCCCCCGGCCGTCGACCCGAGTCACCCGTCGCCGAGCTGGTCGCGCTGGCCGCCGCCGACGAGCGGGCCGCCGCCTACCTCGACGACGTGCTCACCGCCTGGGCGCGGCTGATCGTCTCCTGCGTCTGCGTCGTCGACCCCGGCCGGGTCCTGCTCAGCGGCGCCGCGGCCCACCTCGACGACGCCGCCGTGGGCCGGCTCCAGGCGCGGGTCACCGCCGCCGCGCCGAGCGCCACCGAGGTACGCCGCGCCGTGCTCGGCGACCGCGCCGTGCTGCACGGCGCGGTCAGCTACGCCCTCTCCGCGGCCGCCGCCGGCATGCCCGTGCTGCTGCCCACCCCCTGA
- a CDS encoding glutaredoxin domain-containing protein, with the protein MVRSWILACLALTCGVIVAVTQQLPWIGVIEFVVFAALAWLMSPLVFPRSLPAAPAHQPSSENGRPIVYWRPGCQYCLRLRLRLGRSARQAHWVNIWRDPDGAAAVRAATGGDETVPTVVVDGKAYVNPAPGWVRQRLAR; encoded by the coding sequence ATGGTGCGTAGTTGGATCCTGGCCTGCCTGGCACTGACCTGCGGCGTCATCGTGGCCGTCACGCAACAACTGCCCTGGATCGGCGTCATCGAGTTCGTGGTCTTCGCGGCCCTGGCCTGGCTGATGTCGCCACTGGTCTTCCCGCGCTCGCTGCCTGCCGCACCAGCGCACCAGCCCAGCAGCGAGAACGGCCGTCCGATCGTCTACTGGCGGCCGGGCTGCCAGTACTGCCTGCGGCTGCGGCTGCGGCTCGGCCGCTCGGCGCGGCAGGCGCACTGGGTCAACATCTGGCGCGACCCCGACGGCGCGGCGGCGGTCCGGGCGGCCACCGGCGGTGACGAGACAGTGCCTACGGTGGTGGTCGACGGGAAGGCGTACGTCAATCCCGCGCCGGGCTGGGTGCGGCAACGGCTGGCACGGTGA
- a CDS encoding GGDEF domain-containing protein gives MSERRRRMALSAALHVVSHALAIVYCLVTLGEPHRSLMLTAFGCGMAAGILGLWAARTVTTKAVGYRVSFSILLVTLVVVALGAYWDGGAASPASLGFVSTAVFVASYTPPLRLMIAFEALIVGSYLAVAAAGQPPRPGHVFLYVAGILLLTSVCAAQARIVARQRTQLRSLASLDPLTGALNRRGLADFAGPLFRGCRPPELSLLCLDLDDFKLVNDRLGHAAGDALLQRTVAAVRQVLRVDDAIARIGGDEFVVVLVDAPEPVARSIALRIDETVRELTGVSIGGATAPADGVTLEALLRVADQRLYRVKQERRRAGGASSCAGHVVTTGGPGTF, from the coding sequence ATGAGTGAGCGTCGACGACGGATGGCGCTCAGCGCCGCGCTGCACGTCGTCTCCCACGCGCTCGCCATCGTCTACTGCCTCGTCACGCTCGGCGAACCGCACCGGAGCCTCATGCTCACCGCCTTCGGCTGCGGAATGGCGGCCGGCATCCTGGGGCTGTGGGCGGCGCGGACGGTCACCACGAAGGCCGTCGGATACCGCGTCTCGTTCTCGATCCTGCTGGTCACGCTCGTCGTGGTGGCGCTGGGCGCGTACTGGGACGGCGGCGCCGCCTCGCCGGCCAGCCTCGGGTTCGTCAGCACGGCCGTCTTCGTCGCCAGCTACACGCCGCCGCTGCGACTGATGATCGCGTTCGAGGCGCTCATCGTCGGCTCCTACCTCGCCGTCGCCGCCGCCGGGCAGCCGCCGCGCCCCGGTCACGTCTTCCTCTACGTCGCCGGCATCCTCCTGCTCACCTCCGTCTGCGCCGCCCAGGCGCGGATCGTGGCGCGGCAGCGTACGCAGTTGCGCTCCCTCGCGTCGCTGGACCCGTTGACGGGCGCCCTGAACCGGCGCGGTCTCGCGGACTTCGCCGGACCGTTGTTCCGGGGCTGCCGTCCGCCCGAGCTGTCCCTGCTCTGCCTGGACCTGGACGACTTCAAGCTGGTCAACGACCGCCTCGGCCACGCGGCCGGCGACGCGCTGCTGCAACGGACGGTGGCGGCGGTACGGCAGGTGCTGCGCGTCGACGACGCCATCGCGCGGATCGGCGGCGACGAGTTCGTGGTCGTGCTGGTGGACGCCCCGGAACCCGTCGCGCGGAGCATCGCGCTCCGCATCGACGAGACGGTGCGGGAGTTGACCGGGGTGAGCATCGGCGGTGCCACCGCCCCGGCCGACGGGGTCACCCTGGAGGCGTTGCTGCGGGTCGCGGACCAGCGCCTCTACCGGGTCAAGCAGGAGCGCCGCCGCGCTGGCGGAGCCTCGTCGTGTGCCGGGCACGTCGTCACCACCGGCGGCCCGGGCACCTTCTGA
- a CDS encoding aminoglycoside phosphotransferase family protein yields the protein MPTSTPMHERQIELTEGDLAALVADQFPQWGELPVRRVRSDGTDNALFRLGDELVARCPLLGDDPAEKLRQLRAEADAAGTIRQATRVPTPEFVDLGRPGPGCPLPWAVYRWIPGTTATAADVSDSVGLAEDVARFVLEVRAIDPRGRTFQGTRRGGLLTRHDEYVADGLKAGADMIDTGALARLWERLRETPRTEPDGWTHGDLMPGNLLVDGDRLAGVLDVGQAGVADPALDLQPAWNFFGPNARTAYRRALEVDDAAWDRGKGWAFAQAIGCLAYYRTTNPVMSGIARSTLLALLADEQR from the coding sequence ATGCCGACGTCGACGCCCATGCACGAGCGACAGATCGAGCTGACGGAAGGCGACCTCGCCGCCCTCGTCGCCGACCAGTTCCCGCAGTGGGGAGAGCTGCCGGTCCGCAGGGTCCGGTCGGACGGTACCGACAACGCGCTCTTCCGCCTCGGCGACGAGCTGGTCGCGCGCTGTCCCCTCCTCGGGGACGATCCCGCCGAGAAGCTCCGGCAGCTCCGGGCGGAGGCCGACGCCGCCGGGACGATCCGACAGGCCACCCGGGTGCCCACCCCCGAGTTCGTCGACCTGGGCCGGCCCGGGCCGGGCTGTCCGCTGCCCTGGGCGGTCTACCGGTGGATCCCGGGCACCACCGCGACCGCGGCGGACGTCTCGGACTCGGTCGGCCTCGCCGAGGACGTCGCGCGGTTCGTCCTGGAGGTCCGCGCGATCGACCCGCGGGGGCGCACCTTCCAGGGCACCAGGCGGGGTGGTCTCCTCACCCGGCACGACGAGTACGTCGCCGACGGACTGAAGGCCGGTGCCGACATGATCGACACCGGTGCGCTGGCCCGGTTGTGGGAGCGGCTACGGGAGACACCGCGTACCGAACCGGACGGGTGGACGCACGGCGATCTGATGCCGGGGAATCTCCTGGTCGACGGCGACCGGCTCGCGGGGGTGCTCGACGTGGGTCAGGCCGGTGTGGCGGACCCGGCCCTCGACCTGCAACCCGCCTGGAACTTCTTCGGCCCGAACGCCAGGACCGCGTACCGGCGGGCACTGGAGGTCGACGACGCCGCGTGGGACCGCGGGAAGGGGTGGGCCTTCGCGCAGGCGATCGGCTGCCTGGCGTACTACCGGACCACCAACCCGGTCATGTCGGGCATCGCCCGGTCGACGCTGCTCGCCCTGCTGGCGGACGAGCAGCGCTGA
- a CDS encoding molybdopterin oxidoreductase family protein has product MPETSATRTAYRTCPLCEATCGLTLTITDDRVTHARGDQEHVFSQGFVCPKGAAFPELLNDPDRLRRPLLRVDGTLREVGWDEAFAAVEAGLAAARGGGRDAVAVYLGNPNVHTMSGGLYVGPLVRALGTRNVFSASTVDQMPKHVSSGYLYGDPNAVPVPDLDRTDLLVLLGANPWESNGSLCTAPDFPGRLRALQERGGRFLVVDPRRTRTAAAADEHLPIRPGTDALLLFAVVHTLFDEGLVRLGPLAAHVTGLDEVRELASAFAPERVADRCAVPAPRIRRLARELVAAPTAAVYGRLGTSTVAFGTLTSWLVDVVNVLTGNLDRPGGAMFPLAAHQRTRAAGPGKGFRTGRWASRVRGLPEVKGELPVATLADEITTPGEGQVRALITIAGNPVLSTANSERLDRALASLDFMVSVDPYLNETTRHADVVLPPPDPARVGHYDFAFLGLAVRNVASYSPPALPAQPDGLDECDILARLTLIAAGQGADADPQGLHEHLLGQVLAEAAGELDRPVAELRALVVGDRPAERLLDARLRRGAYGDLFGQRPDGLSLTRLLDHPHGVDLGPLRPRLPEVLRTPSGTVELCPPPIAADVARLRAARDAPPEGFVLVGRRHLRSNNSWMHNVPALVKGRDRCTLQLHPDDAAKLGLAAGDAARVSSRVGAIVVAVEPTADTMPGVVSLPHGWGHDVPGTRQSVARAHPGVNSNVLTDETAIDPLSGNTVLNGIPVRVEPA; this is encoded by the coding sequence ATGCCGGAGACGTCCGCGACCCGCACGGCGTACCGCACCTGTCCGCTCTGCGAGGCCACCTGCGGCCTGACCCTGACCATCACCGACGACCGGGTGACCCACGCCCGCGGCGACCAGGAGCACGTGTTCAGCCAGGGTTTCGTCTGCCCGAAGGGGGCGGCGTTCCCGGAGCTGCTCAACGACCCGGACCGGCTGCGCCGGCCGCTGCTGCGGGTCGACGGCACGCTGCGCGAGGTCGGCTGGGACGAGGCGTTCGCCGCGGTCGAGGCGGGGCTGGCCGCCGCGCGCGGCGGCGGCCGGGACGCCGTCGCCGTCTACCTGGGCAACCCGAACGTGCACACGATGTCCGGCGGCCTCTACGTGGGCCCGCTGGTGCGGGCGCTCGGCACCCGCAACGTCTTCTCCGCCAGCACCGTCGACCAGATGCCCAAGCACGTCTCCTCGGGCTACCTCTACGGCGACCCGAACGCCGTCCCGGTGCCCGACCTGGACCGCACCGACCTGCTCGTGCTGCTCGGCGCGAACCCCTGGGAGTCCAACGGCAGCCTCTGCACCGCGCCCGACTTCCCCGGTCGGCTCCGGGCCCTGCAGGAACGCGGTGGCCGGTTCCTGGTGGTGGACCCGCGGCGCACCCGGACGGCCGCCGCCGCCGACGAGCACCTGCCGATCCGGCCCGGCACCGACGCGCTGCTGCTCTTCGCCGTCGTGCACACCCTCTTCGACGAGGGCCTGGTGCGGCTCGGCCCGCTGGCGGCGCACGTCACCGGCCTCGACGAGGTGCGCGAGCTGGCCTCGGCGTTCGCCCCGGAGCGGGTCGCCGACCGCTGCGCGGTGCCCGCGCCGCGCATCCGCCGCCTCGCCCGCGAGCTGGTCGCCGCCCCCACCGCCGCCGTGTACGGACGCCTCGGCACCAGCACGGTCGCCTTCGGCACCCTGACGAGCTGGCTGGTCGACGTGGTCAACGTGCTGACCGGCAACCTGGACCGGCCGGGCGGGGCGATGTTCCCCCTCGCCGCCCACCAGCGCACCCGCGCCGCCGGCCCCGGCAAGGGCTTCCGCACCGGACGCTGGGCCAGCCGGGTGCGGGGCCTGCCGGAGGTCAAGGGCGAGCTGCCGGTCGCCACGCTGGCCGACGAGATCACCACGCCGGGGGAAGGGCAGGTCCGGGCGCTGATCACGATCGCCGGCAACCCGGTGCTGTCCACCGCGAACAGTGAACGGCTGGACCGCGCCCTCGCCTCGCTCGACTTCATGGTCAGCGTCGACCCCTACCTGAACGAGACCACCCGGCACGCCGACGTGGTGCTCCCGCCGCCCGACCCGGCCCGCGTCGGGCACTACGACTTCGCCTTCCTCGGCCTGGCCGTCCGCAACGTGGCCAGCTATTCGCCGCCCGCGCTGCCGGCGCAGCCGGACGGCCTCGACGAGTGCGACATCCTGGCCCGGCTGACCCTGATCGCCGCCGGACAGGGTGCCGACGCCGACCCGCAGGGGCTGCACGAGCACCTGCTCGGGCAGGTCCTGGCCGAGGCGGCCGGGGAACTGGACCGGCCGGTGGCCGAGCTGCGGGCGCTGGTCGTGGGGGACCGGCCGGCCGAACGCCTCCTCGACGCGCGGCTGCGGCGCGGCGCGTACGGCGATCTGTTCGGTCAGCGACCGGACGGTCTCAGCCTGACCCGGCTCCTCGACCACCCGCACGGCGTGGACCTGGGGCCGCTGCGCCCCCGCCTGCCGGAGGTGCTGCGGACGCCGAGCGGCACGGTCGAACTCTGTCCACCGCCGATCGCCGCCGACGTGGCCCGGCTCCGCGCGGCCCGCGACGCGCCGCCGGAGGGCTTCGTCCTCGTCGGTCGCCGGCACCTGCGGTCGAACAACAGCTGGATGCACAACGTGCCGGCGCTGGTGAAGGGGCGGGACCGCTGCACGCTCCAGCTGCATCCGGACGACGCGGCGAAGCTCGGGCTGGCCGCCGGGGACGCCGCGCGGGTCTCCTCCCGGGTCGGCGCGATCGTGGTCGCCGTCGAGCCGACCGCCGACACCATGCCCGGCGTGGTGAGCCTGCCGCACGGCTGGGGCCACGACGTGCCGGGCACCCGGCAGTCGGTGGCCCGGGCGCACCCGGGCGTGAACAGCAACGTGCTCACCGACGAGACGGCGATCGACCCGCTCTCGGGCAACACCGTGCTCAACGGCATCCCGGTCCGCGTCGAACCCGCCTGA
- a CDS encoding extracellular solute-binding protein: MRRRLLLAGALATVLAAGTACGGGGDDAAGGASAEKLTIYTARDKKVSTYVVDQFTAKHPEYKGKVEILNLGAQEILERVRAEKANPQADVWWGGTQQGLAAGASEDLLASWQPAFAGKMDAKYKDAEGRWFGEILLPEVIMYNNKALTPEQAPKDWDDLLKPEWKDKVIIRDVAASGTMRSIYASMIMRQSPDGSNPQPGYDWLKKLDANTGAYAANPTDLYLKLSRQQGVLSAWNLQDILLQANQSKMPFGYVMPASGAPVLVDGIAAVKGGNTTGAQKFMEFLFDDKLRGDLARDYFQIPAVDIAEKPEWLAQLDLKPLDVNWDVIGKNETEWINHWNSQIKNKG, translated from the coding sequence ATGAGACGTCGACTCCTGCTCGCCGGCGCGCTGGCCACCGTGCTCGCCGCCGGCACCGCCTGCGGTGGTGGCGGTGACGACGCGGCCGGCGGCGCGAGCGCCGAGAAGCTGACCATCTACACGGCCCGCGACAAGAAGGTCTCCACCTACGTCGTCGACCAGTTCACCGCCAAGCACCCGGAGTACAAGGGCAAGGTCGAGATCCTCAACCTGGGCGCCCAGGAGATCCTGGAGCGGGTCCGCGCCGAGAAGGCCAACCCGCAGGCCGACGTCTGGTGGGGCGGCACCCAGCAGGGGCTCGCCGCGGGCGCGTCCGAGGACCTGCTGGCCTCCTGGCAGCCGGCGTTCGCCGGCAAGATGGACGCCAAGTACAAGGACGCCGAGGGCCGCTGGTTCGGGGAGATCCTGCTGCCCGAGGTCATCATGTACAACAACAAGGCGCTCACCCCGGAGCAGGCCCCGAAGGACTGGGACGACCTGCTGAAGCCGGAGTGGAAGGACAAGGTCATCATCCGGGACGTGGCCGCGTCCGGCACGATGCGGTCGATCTACGCGTCGATGATCATGCGGCAGTCCCCGGACGGCAGCAACCCGCAGCCCGGCTACGACTGGCTCAAGAAGCTCGACGCCAACACCGGCGCGTACGCGGCCAACCCGACCGACCTCTATCTCAAGCTCTCCCGCCAGCAGGGCGTGCTGAGCGCCTGGAACCTCCAGGACATCCTGCTCCAGGCCAACCAGTCGAAGATGCCGTTCGGCTACGTGATGCCCGCCTCCGGCGCCCCGGTGCTGGTCGACGGCATCGCCGCGGTCAAGGGCGGCAACACCACCGGCGCCCAGAAGTTCATGGAGTTCCTCTTCGACGACAAGCTCCGTGGTGACCTGGCCCGGGACTACTTCCAGATCCCGGCCGTCGACATCGCCGAGAAGCCGGAGTGGCTGGCCCAGCTCGACCTCAAGCCGCTGGACGTCAACTGGGACGTGATCGGCAAGAACGAGACCGAGTGGATCAACCACTGGAACAGCCAGATCAAGAACAAGGGCTGA
- a CDS encoding sugar-binding protein — protein sequence MRLKAFLLPTALALALTGTPATALAAPAHAPSTDAVDLDVLFVSAHPDDEAGSLATLGQWKERSGAKAGVVTITRGEGGGNAVGLEEGPPLGIIREREERTAIGRAGVENLYNLDHVDFWYTASAPLSEQIWGHDETLSQIVRVIRQTRPEIIMTMNPSPTPGNHGNHQQAARFAAEAFHAAADPKAFPEQLTREGLTPFRAAKFLRTGGTGSSSAGPQCASSFVPTVPTDQVFGVWEGTRSADGRTWAEVEVDARREYVTQGWANTAAAPTDPAAIRCDFYTLVDSRVPYDPTDTSPEAILRGSVLPPATGGLPRGTELYLTADRFDLAPGQHVEVTAHVRAPRDRALTAPRVSLRLPQGWTATGSGALRGAVPAGTERTVTFTVTVPAGTATNAQHLLGASLTTGQGAGRTDRAVRVVADVRGTLEPLPEVGLFRSWAGDSGYPQLDTLIDPVLTIGSGRSRSVRIDLRNTGETPQSGTVALGLPAGFTADAATKSYADLAPGATGAVTFTVTNSDATLKTANEGGDYGITITTTSAAGSTVETGALEIVPTSEVPRAGAGHAVDGVASPGEYPGEELDLSRIWEGQATTPQDASATGRIAWTDDALVVLVQVTDDVLGRKVVPQDCKRQRRTDSVEIIVDPKGNSTDTSTVFKAGIFPVTDDPANGDPPCWQRDADNRQGPGATTAPGMTVVSKVTAPYTGYTIEARIPFAVLPDAIDPARMGFNVLVYDSDTQDLSSQSRLGWSTFTGVRADPYRYGLVTLPGLTPAARQPSAPVFPATAARSVHSAQTIAQSAMDGVAPAAVARLPERALRITGQRQVTGGVQVTVRADRTGTVYLHTFDGDRSLGERTVQVRSGRPVTVVVPVTGGTPHSVLAAFEAGGAALARQVPLS from the coding sequence ATGCGTCTCAAGGCGTTCCTGCTACCCACCGCGCTCGCCCTCGCCCTGACCGGGACACCGGCCACGGCCCTCGCCGCACCCGCCCACGCCCCGTCGACCGACGCCGTCGACCTCGACGTCCTCTTCGTCAGCGCCCACCCCGACGACGAGGCCGGCAGCCTCGCCACCCTCGGCCAGTGGAAGGAACGGTCCGGCGCCAAGGCCGGCGTCGTCACCATCACCCGTGGCGAGGGCGGCGGCAACGCCGTCGGCCTGGAGGAGGGCCCGCCGCTCGGCATCATCCGGGAGCGCGAGGAGCGCACCGCGATCGGCCGCGCCGGGGTGGAGAACCTCTACAACCTCGACCACGTCGACTTCTGGTACACCGCGTCGGCACCCCTGTCCGAGCAGATCTGGGGGCACGACGAGACCCTGTCCCAGATCGTCCGGGTGATCCGGCAGACCCGGCCCGAGATCATCATGACGATGAACCCCTCCCCCACCCCCGGCAACCACGGCAACCACCAGCAGGCCGCCCGGTTCGCCGCCGAGGCGTTCCACGCCGCCGCCGACCCGAAGGCCTTCCCCGAGCAGCTCACCCGGGAAGGGCTCACCCCGTTCCGCGCCGCCAAGTTCCTGCGTACCGGCGGCACCGGCAGCTCGTCCGCCGGGCCGCAGTGCGCCTCCAGCTTCGTACCGACGGTCCCCACCGACCAGGTCTTCGGCGTCTGGGAGGGCACCCGCAGCGCCGACGGCCGAACCTGGGCCGAGGTCGAGGTCGACGCCCGCCGGGAGTACGTCACCCAAGGCTGGGCGAACACCGCCGCCGCGCCCACCGACCCCGCGGCCATCCGCTGCGACTTCTACACCCTGGTCGACAGCCGCGTCCCGTACGACCCGACGGACACCTCACCCGAGGCGATCCTGCGCGGCTCGGTGCTGCCCCCGGCAACCGGCGGCCTGCCCCGAGGCACCGAGCTCTATCTCACCGCCGACCGCTTCGACCTGGCCCCCGGGCAGCACGTCGAGGTCACCGCCCACGTCCGGGCGCCCCGCGACCGGGCCCTCACCGCGCCCCGGGTCTCCCTGCGGCTGCCGCAGGGCTGGACCGCCACCGGCTCCGGCGCGCTGCGCGGCGCCGTACCGGCCGGCACGGAGCGCACCGTGACCTTCACGGTGACCGTGCCCGCCGGCACCGCCACCAACGCCCAGCACCTGCTCGGCGCGTCCCTCACCACCGGCCAGGGCGCCGGCCGTACGGACCGGGCGGTCCGGGTGGTCGCCGACGTGCGCGGCACCCTGGAGCCGCTGCCCGAGGTCGGACTCTTCCGCAGCTGGGCCGGCGACAGCGGGTACCCGCAGCTGGACACCCTGATCGACCCGGTGCTCACCATCGGCTCGGGCAGGAGCCGGAGCGTCCGGATCGACCTGCGCAACACCGGCGAGACCCCGCAGAGCGGCACGGTGGCCCTCGGCCTGCCGGCCGGCTTCACCGCCGACGCCGCGACGAAGAGCTACGCCGACCTGGCACCCGGCGCGACCGGCGCGGTGACCTTCACCGTCACCAACAGCGACGCCACGCTGAAGACCGCCAACGAGGGCGGCGACTACGGGATCACCATCACCACCACCAGCGCCGCCGGCAGCACCGTGGAGACCGGCGCCCTGGAGATCGTGCCGACCAGCGAGGTGCCGCGCGCCGGCGCGGGCCACGCCGTCGACGGGGTCGCCTCCCCCGGCGAGTACCCGGGCGAGGAGCTGGACCTGTCCCGGATCTGGGAGGGACAGGCCACCACGCCGCAGGACGCCTCGGCCACCGGCCGGATCGCCTGGACCGACGACGCGCTCGTCGTCCTCGTGCAGGTCACCGACGACGTGCTCGGCAGGAAGGTGGTGCCGCAGGACTGCAAGCGGCAGCGCCGCACCGACAGTGTGGAGATCATCGTCGACCCGAAGGGGAACTCGACGGACACCTCCACGGTGTTCAAGGCGGGCATCTTCCCGGTCACCGACGACCCCGCCAACGGCGACCCGCCGTGCTGGCAGCGGGACGCCGACAACCGGCAGGGACCGGGCGCCACCACCGCGCCGGGGATGACCGTGGTCAGCAAGGTCACCGCCCCGTACACCGGCTACACCATCGAGGCGCGGATCCCGTTCGCGGTGCTGCCCGACGCGATCGACCCGGCCCGGATGGGCTTCAACGTGCTGGTGTACGACTCGGACACCCAGGACCTCAGCTCCCAGTCCCGGCTGGGCTGGTCCACCTTCACCGGTGTCCGGGCCGACCCGTACCGGTACGGCCTGGTGACCCTGCCCGGTCTCACCCCGGCCGCGCGGCAGCCCAGCGCCCCGGTCTTCCCGGCCACCGCCGCGCGCAGCGTGCACAGCGCACAGACCATCGCGCAGTCGGCGATGGACGGGGTGGCGCCGGCCGCCGTGGCCCGGCTCCCCGAGCGGGCGCTGCGGATCACCGGCCAGCGTCAGGTGACCGGCGGCGTACAGGTGACCGTACGGGCCGACCGCACCGGCACCGTGTACCTGCACACCTTCGACGGTGACCGCTCGCTCGGTGAGCGTACGGTGCAGGTCCGCTCCGGCCGTCCGGTCACCGTGGTGGTGCCGGTGACCGGAGGTACGCCCCACTCCGTGCTGGCCGCCTTCGAGGCCGGCGGGGCGGCGCTCGCCCGCCAGGTGCCGCTGAGCTGA
- a CDS encoding ABC transporter ATP-binding protein, producing MIDVTLESVSKRFARGGDTAAVDDVDITIAAGEFFTLLGPSGCGKTTTLRMVAGFYFPTSGRIRFGAEDVTRRPPNKRDTGMVFQNYALFPHMSVAQNVAYGLKIRKVGRVEARRRVEEALGQVHLAGYGDRRIDELSGGQQQRVALARALVIRPRTLLLDEPLSNLDAKLREETRVEIRRIQREAGTTSIYVTHDQAEAMAMSDRIAVMQSGRVQQIGAPQEIYHRPATSFVARFIGRSNVLSLPVVTADGRTVTVALPGGGEVTAPAPADHGLRQGDTALVSVRPERIGLTSATETGALSGRVTEVEFTGMATNLVVDVAGEPVQVAAIDVPAGIAVGDQVGLRLNRDRMWVVRP from the coding sequence ATGATCGATGTCACGCTGGAGTCGGTGAGCAAGCGCTTCGCGCGCGGCGGCGACACCGCAGCCGTGGACGACGTCGACATCACCATCGCCGCCGGGGAGTTCTTCACGCTGCTCGGCCCGAGCGGCTGCGGCAAGACCACCACCCTGCGCATGGTTGCCGGGTTCTACTTCCCCACCTCCGGCCGGATCCGGTTCGGCGCGGAGGACGTCACCCGCCGCCCGCCGAACAAGCGTGACACCGGCATGGTGTTCCAGAACTACGCGCTCTTCCCGCACATGAGCGTCGCGCAGAACGTCGCGTACGGGCTGAAGATCCGCAAGGTCGGCCGGGTCGAGGCACGGCGGCGGGTCGAGGAGGCACTCGGTCAGGTGCACCTCGCCGGCTACGGCGACCGGCGCATCGACGAACTCTCCGGCGGCCAGCAGCAGCGCGTCGCCCTGGCCCGGGCCCTGGTGATCCGGCCCCGCACCCTGCTGCTCGACGAGCCGCTGTCGAACCTCGACGCCAAGCTGCGCGAGGAGACCCGGGTCGAGATCCGTCGGATCCAGCGCGAGGCCGGCACCACCTCCATCTACGTCACCCACGACCAGGCCGAGGCGATGGCCATGTCGGACCGGATCGCGGTCATGCAGTCCGGCCGGGTGCAGCAGATCGGCGCCCCGCAGGAGATCTACCACCGCCCGGCGACCAGCTTCGTGGCCCGCTTCATCGGGCGCAGCAACGTGCTGAGCCTGCCGGTGGTGACCGCCGACGGGCGGACCGTCACCGTGGCGCTGCCGGGCGGCGGTGAGGTCACCGCGCCCGCCCCGGCCGACCACGGCCTGCGCCAGGGCGACACCGCGCTGGTCTCCGTCCGGCCCGAACGCATCGGGCTGACCTCCGCCACCGAGACGGGCGCGCTCTCCGGCCGGGTCACCGAGGTCGAGTTCACCGGCATGGCCACCAACCTCGTGGTCGACGTGGCCGGCGAACCGGTGCAGGTCGCCGCGATCGACGTACCGGCCGGGATCGCCGTCGGTGACCAGGTCGGGCTGCGCCTGAACCGGGACCGGATGTGGGTGGTGCGGCCGTGA